The following are from one region of the Coffea eugenioides isolate CCC68of chromosome 2, Ceug_1.0, whole genome shotgun sequence genome:
- the LOC113762002 gene encoding uncharacterized protein LOC113762002, translating into MLWAIARSSTIEMYKKAVEDLKEYDNEAYKWVEKAPHPMHWCKAYFSPHTKCDMIVNNLCESFNSHILEARDKPIISCLENIRELMMERIQKRKAAMTRYPHSTGPLIRKIVEDRIEESFQWFPQFNGIDGYQVKGPRNSQFAVNLRMKSCTCRIWELSGLPCTHAIAAIKQTEDDPHEMIVEYYYKSLFLQIYNNVLQPISSQVLWPESSMLQLDPPIPTVQPGRPKKARRRDETEGKNHGRKLRKNVTMHCRKCGKTGHNAATCKEVTEHQQSGQPKKKKHVSRRKQQAKVVQSQGIETQGLQQQETPLASQPSQPIASATQQSDLMSQHPTPPLQQPIPVVQQPDPAATSSRSGMKFNRNGKRPLTDADKGMINANYAYLGKEPPFKVGRWRGRRGANAGRSRSRSTRGRSAGAS; encoded by the exons ATGCTGTGGGCGATAGCTAGGAGCAGCACAATTGAGATGTACAAGAAAGCTGTTGAGGACTTGAAAGAGTATGACAATGAAGCATACAAGTGGGTGGAGAAGGCTCCTCATCCGATGCATTGGTGTAAGGCTTACTTTTCTCCTCACACTAAATGTGACATGATTGTCAATAATCTGTGCGAATCTTTCAATTCACATATACTAGAGGCCAGGGATAAACCAATTATATCTTGCTTGGAGAATATTAGAGAACTGATGATGGAAAGAATTCAAAAAAGAAAGGCTGCCATGACTAGATATCCACACTCAACTGGTCCTCTGATCAGAAAAATTGTTGAGGACAGAATTGAAGAATCTTTCCAGTGGTTCCCACAGTTCAATGGGATTGATGGTTATCAGGTAAAAGGTCCAAGAAATTCCCAGTTTGCTGTGAATTTGAGAATGAAGAGTTGCACTTGTCGAATCTGGGAATTATCTGGCTTACCTTGTACCCATGCCATTGCAGCAATAAAGCAAACTGAGGATGATCCACATGAAATGATTGTGGAATATTACTACAAGAGCTTATTTTTACAGATTTATAATAATGTCTTACAACCCATCAGCAGCCAAGTACTGTGGCCTGAGTCCAGCATGCTTCAACTTGATCCTCCAATTCCCACTGTCCAGCCTGGGAGGCCAAAAAAGGCAAGGAGAAGAGATGAGACAGAAGGGAAGAACCATGGAAGAAAACTTAGAAAAAATGTCACTATGCATTGCAGAAAATGTGGTAAAACAGGGCACAATGCTGCAACATGCAAAGAGGTGACTGAGCACCAACAATCTGGCcagccaaagaagaaaaaacat GTTTCTAGAAGAAAACAGCAAGCAAAAGTAGTCCAGTCACAAGGTATAGAGACCCAAGGGCTACAGCAACAGGAAACTCCATTAGCTAGCCAACCAAGCCAACCAATCGCATCTGCAACTCAGCAATCAGATCTAATGTCCCAACACCCAACTCCACCACTTCAACAGCCAATACCAGTAGTTCAGCAACCAGATCCAGCAGCTACAAGTTCTAGATCTGGCATGAAATTCAACAGAAATGGTAAACGGCCCTTGACTGATGCTGACAAAGGGATGATTAATGCTAATTATGCCTACTTGGGAAAGGAACCACCCTTCAAGGTTGGTAGGTGGAGGGGTAGAAGAGGTGCAAATGCTGGTAGATCTAGATCTAGATCTACAAGAGGCAGAAGTGCAGGTGCAAGTTAG
- the LOC113762003 gene encoding protein BOLA4, chloroplastic/mitochondrial, translating into MAMALLTRPNAAALWVGRCRLFCCRTLVSLPARREGHHFSALIFSNVKLSSRIGLTAVPAVSRREFCVRAATGVNDSGSVDSTLIQSMGRKIKEQLNAESVIVKDSYGDGRHVSIDVISTAFEGQSAVGRQRMVYKAIWEELQNTVHAVDQMTTRTPAEAAAEG; encoded by the exons ATGGCCATGGCGCTGTTGACGCGGCCGAACGCGGCGGCTCTGTGGGTGGGCAGGTGTCGTCTCTTTTGCTGTCGTACTCTCGTTTCTCTGCCAGCAAGACGGGAAGGACATCATTTCAGTGCTCTTATATTCTCGAATGTGAAGCTTTCCTCTCGCATCGGATTGACGGCTGTTCCTGCTGTATCTCGTCGGGAATTCTGCGTCCGTGCGGCAACTGGGGTCAATGATTCCGGCTCAGTGGACTCTACTTTGATCCAGTCCATGGGGAGGAAG ATCAAGGAACAGCTTAATGCGGAATCCGTCATAGTGAAGGATTCTTATGGTGATGGTCGCCATGTAAG CATTGATGTAATCTCTACAGCTTTTGAGGGTCAATCTGCTGTGGGTAGGCAGAGGATGGTATACAAAGCTATATGGGAAGAACTTCAAAACACAGTGCATGCAGTTGATCAGATGACCACAAGGACTCCTGCAGAAGCAGCAGCAGAGGGATAA
- the LOC113763223 gene encoding dual specificity protein kinase YAK1 homolog isoform X1 — MDEVTHSYKDGESERSPQVAGQPDGSSSPSQSPSFLSVAVRWHPSQLVFRPYTPVVAAGAKPQTLRVVVRRPLVVRLTKDIVETYQLCNPHFQYSETLNPKRFLTTPSIGVLNDGCDNANSDLILSVNYALINMDTKRRYIVKDILGHGTFGQVAKCWAAETKSFIALKIIKNQPAYYQQALVEVSILTTLNKKFDPEDKHHIVRIYDYFVYQRHLCIAFELLDTNLYELIKLNHFRGLSLSIVQLFSKQILRGLALMNDAGVIHCDLKPENILLCTSVKPAEIKIIDFGSACMEDRTVYSYIQSRYYRSPEVLLGYQYTTAIDMWSFGCIVAELFLGLPLFPGASEFDLLKRMIKILGGQPPDYILNEAKNTSKFFKFVGSINQAASGLDATSRCSAYQALTEEEYETRESKKPVVGKEYFNHMNLEAIVAKYPYRKNLPEEDIAKESKIRLALIDFLRGLVEFDPAKRWSPSQASKHPFVTGEPFMCPYKPAPETPRMPVSHQNVKVDHHPAGGHWFAAGLSPNIPGRNRVALQNSSHFQVLPFAHAGSYGSLGSLGSYSDGLVLGSSHGSYGDANSRLAFYSPVGPSAMNIYPHSGSSIIGNSPDARRVMPLPHGNGLGFSPGNFAPMSLGSSPSQFTPPGSYGQILSGSPGLYGPSSPARGNCHGSPLGKVAAVGQYHRRKSWGYSGSLQSQELASSAQWLGQVTDGIIQAEGNSSVFGGSLLHLHPTSSVTNWRHQQGGSNAHACQSTSHNMASSAATLGPHPKIVGHDNPEASTSLPDPGDWDPNYSEELLLQEDSSDAGVMTAEFTKGLHLGNSVASTDPVVGASRFNRVTNSSANVSAQSHQGGVTLGEVGSPTSAHDARGGYIHPVTKTSYLMPHFSPSSPSRLGQQPIQRINHGNHGMEWNHAKVQPPLSSFSSGGPRSPGSIGMHWGRRSSHPINSIPPAYRGRKDYGRIA; from the exons ATGGATGAGGTCACTCATAGTTACAAGGACGGGGAATCTGAAAGGTCCCCTCAAGTGGCAGGACAACCCGACGGCTCATCATCGCCATCGCAATCGCCATCTTTTTTGTCTGTTGCGGTGCGATGGCATCCAAGCCAGCTGGTCTTCCGTCCTTATACACCCGTTGTTGCTGCTGGTGCAAAGCCCCAAACTTTGCGCGTTGTCGTTAGAAGACCC TTGGTGGTAAGGTTAACTAAGGACATCGTTGAAACATATCAACTATGCAACCCTCATTTCCAATATTCAGAAACGTTGAACCCAAAGAGGTTCCTGACAACACCATCTATTGGAGTTTTGAATGATGGCTGTGATAATGCAAATTCAGACTTGATTCTGTCTGTTAATTATGCACTGATCAATATGGACACCAAACGAAG GTACATTGTCAAAGATATTCTTGGACATGGGACTTTTGGGCAGGTTGCTAAGTGCTGGGCTGCGGAAACAAAGAGTTTCATTGCTTTAAAGATCATAAAGAATCAACCTGCTTACTATCAACAGGCGTTGGTTGAAGTTTCTATATTGACAACA TTAAATAAGAAGTTTGATCCTGAGGATAAGCACCATATTGTCCGCATCTATGATTACTTTGTGTATCAGCGGCATCTCTGCATCGCTTTTGAATTACTCGACACCAACCT GTATGAACTCATAAAGTTGAATCATTTTAGGGGATTGTCGTTGAGCATTGTTCAGTTGTTCTCGAAGCAG ATACTGCGTGGGTTGGCTTTAATGAATGATGCTGGTGTCATTCATTGTGATCTCAAGCCGGAAAACATTCTTTTGTGCACGAG TGTAAAGCCAGCAGAAATCAAAATTATAGACTTTGGATCAGCATGCATGGAGGACCGTACTGTTTACTCTTACATTCAG AGCCGATACTATAGGTCCCCTGAAGTTCTTCTTGGATATCA GTACACGACTGCTATTGACATGTGGTCATTTGGATGCATAGTTGCTGAGTTGTTTCTGGGTCTTCCATTATTTCCAGGAGCTTCAGAGTTTGATCTCTTGAAGAGGATGATCAAGATACTTGG GGGACAACCTCCAGATTATATACTAAATGAAGCCAAAAACACCagcaagttcttcaaatttgtAGGAAGCATCAACCAAGCAGCAAGTGGTCTAGATGCAACTAGTAGATGTAGTGCATATCAGGCATTAACAGAAGAAGAATATGAAACT AGAGAATCAAAAAAACCAGTCGTTGGGAAGGAGTACTTCAACCATATGAACCTTGAAGCTATAGTTGCTAAATACCCTTACCGGAAGAATTTGCCAGAGGAAGATATTGCTAAAG AAAGTAAAATACGATTGGCACTGATTGATTTCTTGAGAGGACTTGTTGAGTTTGATCCGGCAAAGAGATGGTCACCTTCACAG GCTTCAAAGCATCCTTTTGTCACAGGGGAGCCTTTCATGTGTCCCTATAAACCGGCCCCAGAGACACCTCGCATG CCTGTATCGCATCAGAATGTGAAGGTGGACCATCATCCAGCTGGAGGTCATTGGTTTGCTGCGGGTCTCTCTCCTAAT ATCCCGGGCAGAAATCGAGTTGCACTTCAGAACAGCTCACATTTCCAGGTTCTACCATTTGCACATGCCGGCAGTTATGGTAGTTTGGGAAGCCTTGGCAGCTATAGTGATGGTCTTGTACTTGGAAGCAGCCATGGAAGCTATGGTGATGCCAACAGTCGGCTTGCATTTTACTCTCCTGTTGGTCCATCGGCAATGAATATTTACCCTCATAGTGGGTCCTCCATTATTGGTAACAGTCCAGATGCAAGGCGTGTTATGCCTCTACCACACGGGAATGGACTTGGTTTTAGTCCAGGTAATTTTGCACCAATGTCCCTTGGCAGTAGTCCTTCACAATTTACTCCTCCTGGCTCGTATGGTCAGATTTTATCTGGTTCTCCTGGGCTTTATGGTCCTTCTTCTCCGGCAAGAGGCAATTGTCATGGGTCACCTTTGGGAAAAGTTGCAGCTGTTGGCCAGTACCACAGAAGAAAAAGCTGGGGTTATTCTGGAAGTTTACAATCTCAAGAATTGGCATCATCCGCTCAGTGGCTAGGCCAAGTAACAGATGGTATCATCCAAGCTGAAGGAAACTCTAGCGTGTTTGGTGGTTCACTGTTGCATCTGCATCCTACCTCAAGTGTCACAAATTGGAGGCACCAACAAGGGGGCAGCAATGCACATGCTTGTCAGTCCACTTCCCATAACATGGCAAGTTCAGCTGCAACACTTGGTCCTCATCCTAAAATTGTTGGGCATGACAATCCTGAGGCTAGTACCTCATTGCCTGATCCAGGAGATTGGGATCCCAACTATAG CGAGGAGTTACTTCTACAAGAGGATAGCTCAGATGCTGGTGTCATGACAGCTGAATTCACCAAGGGATTGCATCTTGGGAATAGTGTGGCTTCTACAGATCCAGTAGTTGGGGCTAGCAGATTCAATCGTGTGACAAATTCAAGTGCAAACGTGTCAGCGCAAAG TCATCAAGGCGGAGTCACACTTGGAGAAGTGGGTAGCCCTACTTCAGCTCATGATGCACGCGGTGGGTATATCCACCCAGTAACCAAGACATCGTATTTAATGCCTCACTTTTCCCCAAGTTCCCCAAGCCGTTTGGGGCAACAGCCAATTCAACGAATTAACCATGGGAATCATGGCATGGAGTGGAATCATGCAAAGGTCCAACCCCCTTTGTCGAGCTTTTCTTCTGGTGGCCCTCGTTCTCCTGGAAGCATTGGCATGCACTGGG GCCGGAGGAGCAGCCATCCGATCAACAGTATCCCCCCTGCTTACCGTGGAAGAAAAGACTATGGAAGAATCGCTTAA
- the LOC113763223 gene encoding dual specificity protein kinase YAK1 homolog isoform X2 produces the protein MDEVTHSYKDGESERSPQVAGQPDGSSSPSQSPSFLSVAVRWHPSQLVFRPYTPVVAAGAKPQTLRVVVRRPLVVRLTKDIVETYQLCNPHFQYSETLNPKRFLTTPSIGVLNDGCDNANSDLILSVNYALINMDTKRRYIVKDILGHGTFGQVAKCWAAETKSFIALKIIKNQPAYYQQALVEVSILTTLNKKFDPEDKHHIVRIYDYFVYQRHLCIAFELLDTNLYELIKLNHFRGLSLSIVQLFSKQILRGLALMNDAGVIHCDLKPENILLCTSVKPAEIKIIDFGSACMEDRTVYSYIQSRYYRSPEVLLGYQYTTAIDMWSFGCIVAELFLGLPLFPGASEFDLLKRMIKILGGQPPDYILNEAKNTSKFFKFVGSINQAASGLDATSRCSAYQALTEEEYETRESKKPVVGKEYFNHMNLEAIVAKYPYRKNLPEEDIAKESKIRLALIDFLRGLVEFDPAKRWSPSQASKHPFVTGEPFMCPYKPAPETPRMPVSHQNVKVDHHPAGGHWFAAGLSPNIPGRNRVALQNSSHFQVLPFAHAGSYGSLGSLGSYSDGLVLGSSHGSYGDANSRLAFYSPVGPSAMNIYPHSGSSIIGNSPDARRVMPLPHGNGLGFSPGNFAPMSLGSSPSQFTPPGSYGQILSGSPGLYGPSSPARGNCHGSPLGKVAAVGQYHRRKSWGYSGSLQSQELASSAQWLGQVTDGIIQAEGNSSVFGGSLLHLHPTSSVTNWRHQQGGSNAHACQSTSHNMASSAATLGPHPKIVGHDNPEASTSLPDPGDWDPNYR, from the exons ATGGATGAGGTCACTCATAGTTACAAGGACGGGGAATCTGAAAGGTCCCCTCAAGTGGCAGGACAACCCGACGGCTCATCATCGCCATCGCAATCGCCATCTTTTTTGTCTGTTGCGGTGCGATGGCATCCAAGCCAGCTGGTCTTCCGTCCTTATACACCCGTTGTTGCTGCTGGTGCAAAGCCCCAAACTTTGCGCGTTGTCGTTAGAAGACCC TTGGTGGTAAGGTTAACTAAGGACATCGTTGAAACATATCAACTATGCAACCCTCATTTCCAATATTCAGAAACGTTGAACCCAAAGAGGTTCCTGACAACACCATCTATTGGAGTTTTGAATGATGGCTGTGATAATGCAAATTCAGACTTGATTCTGTCTGTTAATTATGCACTGATCAATATGGACACCAAACGAAG GTACATTGTCAAAGATATTCTTGGACATGGGACTTTTGGGCAGGTTGCTAAGTGCTGGGCTGCGGAAACAAAGAGTTTCATTGCTTTAAAGATCATAAAGAATCAACCTGCTTACTATCAACAGGCGTTGGTTGAAGTTTCTATATTGACAACA TTAAATAAGAAGTTTGATCCTGAGGATAAGCACCATATTGTCCGCATCTATGATTACTTTGTGTATCAGCGGCATCTCTGCATCGCTTTTGAATTACTCGACACCAACCT GTATGAACTCATAAAGTTGAATCATTTTAGGGGATTGTCGTTGAGCATTGTTCAGTTGTTCTCGAAGCAG ATACTGCGTGGGTTGGCTTTAATGAATGATGCTGGTGTCATTCATTGTGATCTCAAGCCGGAAAACATTCTTTTGTGCACGAG TGTAAAGCCAGCAGAAATCAAAATTATAGACTTTGGATCAGCATGCATGGAGGACCGTACTGTTTACTCTTACATTCAG AGCCGATACTATAGGTCCCCTGAAGTTCTTCTTGGATATCA GTACACGACTGCTATTGACATGTGGTCATTTGGATGCATAGTTGCTGAGTTGTTTCTGGGTCTTCCATTATTTCCAGGAGCTTCAGAGTTTGATCTCTTGAAGAGGATGATCAAGATACTTGG GGGACAACCTCCAGATTATATACTAAATGAAGCCAAAAACACCagcaagttcttcaaatttgtAGGAAGCATCAACCAAGCAGCAAGTGGTCTAGATGCAACTAGTAGATGTAGTGCATATCAGGCATTAACAGAAGAAGAATATGAAACT AGAGAATCAAAAAAACCAGTCGTTGGGAAGGAGTACTTCAACCATATGAACCTTGAAGCTATAGTTGCTAAATACCCTTACCGGAAGAATTTGCCAGAGGAAGATATTGCTAAAG AAAGTAAAATACGATTGGCACTGATTGATTTCTTGAGAGGACTTGTTGAGTTTGATCCGGCAAAGAGATGGTCACCTTCACAG GCTTCAAAGCATCCTTTTGTCACAGGGGAGCCTTTCATGTGTCCCTATAAACCGGCCCCAGAGACACCTCGCATG CCTGTATCGCATCAGAATGTGAAGGTGGACCATCATCCAGCTGGAGGTCATTGGTTTGCTGCGGGTCTCTCTCCTAAT ATCCCGGGCAGAAATCGAGTTGCACTTCAGAACAGCTCACATTTCCAGGTTCTACCATTTGCACATGCCGGCAGTTATGGTAGTTTGGGAAGCCTTGGCAGCTATAGTGATGGTCTTGTACTTGGAAGCAGCCATGGAAGCTATGGTGATGCCAACAGTCGGCTTGCATTTTACTCTCCTGTTGGTCCATCGGCAATGAATATTTACCCTCATAGTGGGTCCTCCATTATTGGTAACAGTCCAGATGCAAGGCGTGTTATGCCTCTACCACACGGGAATGGACTTGGTTTTAGTCCAGGTAATTTTGCACCAATGTCCCTTGGCAGTAGTCCTTCACAATTTACTCCTCCTGGCTCGTATGGTCAGATTTTATCTGGTTCTCCTGGGCTTTATGGTCCTTCTTCTCCGGCAAGAGGCAATTGTCATGGGTCACCTTTGGGAAAAGTTGCAGCTGTTGGCCAGTACCACAGAAGAAAAAGCTGGGGTTATTCTGGAAGTTTACAATCTCAAGAATTGGCATCATCCGCTCAGTGGCTAGGCCAAGTAACAGATGGTATCATCCAAGCTGAAGGAAACTCTAGCGTGTTTGGTGGTTCACTGTTGCATCTGCATCCTACCTCAAGTGTCACAAATTGGAGGCACCAACAAGGGGGCAGCAATGCACATGCTTGTCAGTCCACTTCCCATAACATGGCAAGTTCAGCTGCAACACTTGGTCCTCATCCTAAAATTGTTGGGCATGACAATCCTGAGGCTAGTACCTCATTGCCTGATCCAGGAGATTGGGATCCCAACTATAGGTAG
- the LOC113764034 gene encoding RNA polymerase sigma factor sigA, which produces MATAAVIGLSPGKRLLSSASYYSDLFSDKLSCTCDHFLPVSSNSVLAARRSSNFSPKILSRHKTQPTYALKEHAETAPDLSSIQPWLHVNADEEFLDPEFSMQALLLLQKSMLEKQWNLSAENDYLVTGTPPTGKTCVQVTSSGSSARRRRIDSRRHPLSSRKSSVRQLRLSRHLRSIISPELLQNRLNGYVKGVVSEELLTHTEVVQLSEKIKQGLCFEEQKARLRKRLGCEPSEEQLATSLKITRADLQSKLIECSLARERLAMSNVRLVMSIAQRYDNMGAELADLIQGGLIGLLRGIEKYDSSKGFKISTYVYWWIRQGVSRALVENSRTLRLPTHLHERLSLIRNAKIRLEEKGITPSVDKIAESLNMSQKKVRNATEAVCKVISLDREAFPSLNGLPGETLHSYIADNRLENNPWHGVDQWALKDEVNKLITSTLRERERDIIRLYYGLENECLTWEDISKRIGLSRERVRQVGLVALEKLKYAARKRRLEAMMARD; this is translated from the exons ATGGCCACTGCTGCAGTTATTGGACTTAGTCCCGGAAAAAGGCTCCTCAGCTCCGCCTCCTATTATTCTGATCTCTTCTCCGATAAGCTATCTTGCACCTGCGATCACTTTCTTCCTGTCTCCTCCAACAGCGTATTAGCTGCTAGGAGGTCTTCCAATTTTAGCCCCAAAATTCTCTCCCGACACAAAACCCAACCAACTTATGCTCTCAAGGAACATGCTGAAACTGCCCCTGACCTCTCTAGCATCCAGCCCTGGCTCCATGTCAATGCGGACGAGGAATTCCTTGATCCTGAATTTTCCATGCAAGCTCTCCTCCTGCTGCAGAAGTCTATGCTTGAAAAACAGTGGAATCTTTCAGCTGAAAACGATTATTTAGTCACCGGGACACCTCCAACAGGAAAAACTTGTGTGCAGGTTACTTCTTCTGGTTCGTCTGCTCGACGCCGTAGAATAGACAGTCGGAGACATCCTCTTAGCAGCAGAAAGAGTTCTGTTAGGCAGCTTCGTCTGAGCAGGCATCTGAGATCCATTATCAGTCCTGAGCTCCTTCAGAATCGTTTAAACGGCTATGTAAAAGGCGTAGTAAGTGAAGAGTTACTCACGCATACCGAAGTGGTACAGCTTTCAGAAAAAATAAAACAGGGTCTCTGCTTCGAAGAACAGAAGGCAAG ACTGAGGAAAAGACTGGGTTGTGAGCCCTCAGAGGAGCAACTTGCGACTTCTTTAAAGATTACTCGAGCGGATCTGCAGTCAAAGCTCATTGAGTGCTCTTTGGCAAGGGAAAGGCTGGCAATGAGCAATGTCCGGCTTGTCATGTCCATTGCACAGAGATATGATAACATGGGTGCTGAATTGGCCGACCTTATTCAG GGTGGCCTTATTGGATTACTTCGAGGAATTGAAAAGTATGACTCATCAAAGGGGTTCAAAATTTCTACTTATGTTTACTGGTGGATTCGCCAG GGTGTCTCAAGAGCTTTAGTTGAGAACTCGAGGACATTGAGATTGCCTACCCACCTCCATGAAAGACTAAGTTTGATCCGTAATGCTAAGATCAGGCTGGAAGAGAAAGGAATAACTCCATCTGTTGAT AAAATTGCTGAATCTCTGAACATGTCCCAGAAGAAAGTCAGAAACGCCACTGAG GCTGTCTGCAAGGTGATCTCACTTGATAGGGAAGCATTTCCCTCATTGAATGGTCTTCCAGGAGAGACTCTACACAGT TACATTGCAGATAATCGGCTAGAGAATAATCCGTGGCATGGAGTTGATCAATGGGCCCTCAAG GATGAAGTGAATAAGCTCATTACTTCAACTTTAAGGGAACGAGAAAGAGATATTATCCGTCTCTACTATGGATTAGAAAATGAATGTCTCACATGGGAGGATATTAGTAAACG